The Garra rufa chromosome 8, GarRuf1.0, whole genome shotgun sequence genome has a segment encoding these proteins:
- the LOC141341120 gene encoding putative methyltransferase DDB_G0268948 has translation MTERMFEEKEHASLYQTYRFDPPDELKDLILQYLDKKRGKPHQLAVDLGCGTGQNSRPLTKYFEQVVGIDVSESQVAEARAVPGFPNLSYRVGTAEELPFPDGSVDLLTAASAAHWFDAEGFTKEAMRVLKPHGCLALFGYGDSMKIHYGSCGERLNNIYEEVKQILLPYTSSKVNGANSKLKDLFEAIPFPDKERIEVIPIKLQLSVKTVIGFIQTFSMYQAYLRADPSAATAMLERTTSRILEEMKVSSTETKVDFIMDYYCVLACKPE, from the exons ATGACTGAAAGAATGTTTGAAGAGAAAGAGCATGCCTCCCTCTATCAAACATATCGATTTGATCCACCAGATGAGCTGAAGGACCTTATTCTCCAGTATCTGGACAAAAAG AGAGGAAAGCCCCATCAGCTGGCTGTGGATTTGGGCTGTGGAACAGGGCAGAACTCTCGTCCCCTGACCAAATATTTTGAGCAGGTAGTGGGCATTGACGTCAGTGAATCTCAAGTGGCGGAGGCGAGAGCAGTGCCGGGGTTCCCTAACCTCAGCTACAG AGTAGGCACAGCAGAGGAGCTGCCATTCCCAGATGGCTCAGTGGACCTGCTGACAGCTGCATCTGCAGCTCATTGGTTTGATGCTGAGGGTTTTACAAAAGAGGCTATGCGTGTCCTGAAGCCTCATGGCTGCTTGGCTCTCTTTGGCTATGGAGACAGTATGAAAATACACTATGGATCCTGTGGGGAGCGACTTAATAACATATATGAGGAA GTAAAGCAAATACTGCTGCCTTACACAAGCAGTAAGGTAAATGGGGCCAACAGTAAGCTAAAGGATTTATTTGAAGCCATACCCTTCCCAGATAAAGAGAG GATTGAAGTAATTCCAATAAAGCTGCAACTGAGCGTCAAGACTGTAATTGGTTTTATTCAGACATTCTCCATGTACCAAGCCTATCTGAGAGCCGATCCAAGCGCTGCAACTGCGATGTTGGAGAGAACAACATCACG TATTCTAGAGGAGATGAAAGTGTCATCAACAGAGACCAAAGTTGACTTTATAATGGACTACTACTGTGTGCTTGCATGTAAACCTGAGTGA